The Thermococcus celericrescens genome includes a window with the following:
- a CDS encoding FlaD/FlaE family flagellar protein: TAAEEAILEVPPEEEAEEAPVEEVPEVTVEEEIEELPEEGVETIEVEEAPIEELPEEAHEEGIEEAAPEAVETEEVEAPEEVPAHEVEIEEESVEKEEGGVKMAEKFQIPEDIASLLFEEEPRKARLEKLPDDIVSTMIALKWLGFLIDRVGIQNLERVLEFYYEIGWISEGVLNNLLHYAKGTRPHHRDPEWKPAEKLTVQDHLISLLFIERLRGLRINRNVLDKLEREIKMLEKTLDEFYGI, translated from the coding sequence AAACCGCCGCCGAGGAGGCCATCCTTGAAGTGCCGCCCGAGGAAGAGGCGGAGGAGGCACCGGTGGAAGAGGTTCCCGAGGTCACCGTTGAGGAAGAAATCGAGGAACTCCCCGAGGAGGGAGTCGAGACCATCGAGGTCGAAGAGGCCCCGATTGAGGAACTCCCAGAGGAGGCTCACGAGGAAGGTATTGAAGAGGCCGCCCCTGAGGCGGTGGAGACCGAAGAGGTTGAAGCCCCTGAAGAGGTTCCTGCTCACGAGGTTGAAATTGAGGAAGAATCTGTTGAAAAGGAGGAAGGTGGTGTTAAGATGGCTGAGAAGTTCCAGATTCCGGAGGACATCGCAAGCCTGCTCTTTGAGGAGGAGCCGAGGAAGGCCAGGCTGGAGAAGCTGCCCGATGACATCGTCTCCACAATGATTGCACTCAAGTGGCTCGGGTTCCTCATCGACAGGGTCGGCATCCAGAACCTCGAGCGCGTCCTTGAGTTCTACTACGAGATAGGCTGGATAAGCGAGGGGGTCCTCAACAACCTCCTGCACTACGCCAAGGGCACCAGGCCGCACCACAGGGATCCCGAGTGGAAGCCCGCTGAAAAGCTCACCGTTCAGGACCACCTCATAAGCCTCCTCTTCATCGAGAGGCTCAGGGGACTCAGGATAAACAGGAACGTCCTCGACAAGCTCG